In Marixanthomonas ophiurae, one genomic interval encodes:
- a CDS encoding SDR family oxidoreductase, with product MWNLKDKKAVITGGTKGIGKATVLEFLSLGAEVIFTARSEEDVKVFESELQKEGHKAYGLVSDVSEKAGMEAIVSEVKKRWNTLDILVNNAGINIRKAALDYSEEEISKVIAINMTAPFELSRNLYPFLKKSGKATIVNVASVSGSLDTNTGSPYGMSKAGLVMQTKNLAAEWAKDGIRVNAMSPWFTQTPLTEGLLEIKERIDPVLKHTPLGRVAQASEMANVIAFLAMEKSSYITGQNISVDGGISITAI from the coding sequence ATGTGGAATTTAAAAGATAAAAAAGCAGTTATTACTGGCGGAACCAAAGGAATTGGGAAAGCAACTGTTTTAGAGTTTCTTTCACTTGGCGCCGAAGTCATTTTTACGGCACGGAGTGAAGAAGATGTAAAAGTTTTTGAAAGCGAGTTACAAAAAGAAGGTCACAAAGCGTATGGATTAGTTAGTGATGTTTCAGAAAAAGCTGGAATGGAAGCTATTGTTTCCGAAGTAAAAAAACGCTGGAACACCTTGGACATTCTTGTAAACAATGCCGGAATCAATATCCGGAAAGCAGCTTTAGACTATTCCGAAGAAGAAATTTCAAAAGTTATTGCCATAAATATGACGGCTCCTTTCGAGTTGAGCAGAAACCTTTATCCGTTTCTTAAAAAATCTGGCAAAGCAACCATTGTGAATGTTGCTTCTGTTTCTGGGTCACTAGACACCAATACAGGTTCCCCTTATGGCATGTCTAAAGCTGGATTGGTGATGCAAACTAAAAACCTTGCTGCCGAGTGGGCGAAAGATGGTATTCGAGTAAACGCAATGTCCCCTTGGTTTACACAAACTCCACTTACGGAAGGACTGCTCGAAATAAAAGAACGGATTGATCCCGTTTTAAAACACACGCCATTAGGGCGCGTGGCCCAAGCTAGCGAAATGGCAAACGTAATTGCCTTTTTGGCTATGGAAAAGTCATCGTACATAACTGGTCAAAATATTTCAGTTGACGGAGGGATTAGTATTACAGCTATATAA
- a CDS encoding alcohol dehydrogenase, whose translation MKAVQVQEAGGDFKIVELDKPTPKENEVLLKVEACGICHSDNFVKAGGFPGLEYPRVPGHEVVGIVESVGSNVSNWKKGQRVGVGWHGGHCFNCEPCRRGMFINCENAKVCGISYDGGYAEYMTAPQEAVASIPEELSSEEAAPLLCAGITVYNAMRNSNVKAGDVVAVQGIGGLGHLAVQYANKMGMKTVALSTSDDKKKLAKDLGAHHYINIKEQDAVEELQKLGGAKLIVATAPHADAISSVIDGLGIDGQLICIGATPDAVEVSPMQLLMARKSVTGWPSGTAIESEDTLNFSALTDTKPMIETYNLDDVVEAFDKMMNNEARFRVVLTP comes from the coding sequence ATGAAAGCAGTACAAGTACAAGAAGCGGGAGGCGATTTTAAAATAGTAGAACTCGACAAGCCCACTCCAAAAGAAAACGAAGTATTATTAAAAGTAGAAGCCTGCGGAATTTGCCACAGTGACAACTTTGTAAAAGCTGGCGGATTTCCCGGATTAGAATATCCTCGCGTTCCTGGTCACGAAGTTGTGGGGATTGTAGAAAGCGTTGGCAGCAATGTTTCCAACTGGAAAAAAGGACAGCGCGTTGGTGTAGGCTGGCACGGAGGACACTGTTTTAACTGCGAACCTTGTCGACGCGGTATGTTTATTAATTGTGAAAACGCCAAGGTTTGTGGAATTTCGTACGATGGTGGTTATGCTGAATATATGACTGCTCCACAAGAAGCAGTTGCCAGTATTCCAGAAGAACTTTCCAGTGAAGAAGCCGCACCCTTATTATGTGCCGGAATTACCGTGTACAACGCAATGCGAAACAGCAATGTAAAAGCCGGAGATGTGGTAGCCGTTCAAGGAATTGGTGGTTTAGGACACTTAGCCGTTCAATACGCCAATAAAATGGGGATGAAAACAGTAGCGCTTTCCACGAGTGATGATAAAAAAAAATTAGCAAAAGATTTAGGTGCGCACCACTACATTAATATTAAAGAGCAAGATGCTGTTGAAGAGTTGCAGAAATTAGGCGGTGCAAAATTAATCGTTGCCACAGCGCCGCACGCTGATGCTATATCTTCCGTAATTGATGGATTGGGGATTGACGGACAATTAATCTGTATCGGTGCTACACCCGATGCTGTAGAAGTTTCGCCTATGCAATTGTTGATGGCTCGAAAATCGGTTACCGGATGGCCTAGCGGTACGGCAATTGAAAGTGAAGACACCCTTAACTTTAGTGCATTGACCGATACCAAACCCATGATTGAAACATACAACTTAGACGATGTTGTAGAAGCATTTGACAAAATGATGAACAACGAAGCTCGTTTTAGAGTCGTTTTAACTCCGTAA
- a CDS encoding CPBP family intramembrane glutamic endopeptidase has translation MIATKTYTAKEGSKLLLKSYLLVWAFYFSFFMVLGILSKWFPELINNEYKQERLLEMLNNQPIQLLISAVIIAPIFEEIMFRSLIKPSYEDLLLFISGWLSFLFMGFSEGLADWYIRLLIMFGVFIGIYYVLQLLIPKNALLGIQKFLGKYVLVVLIITSLIFGMAHIYNYVESFLLNAALFAMIIPRIVLGGIAGWLKLKTGVLIWPILLHFLNNAFVIGVMLVVTYTLSN, from the coding sequence ATGATTGCAACAAAAACATACACCGCTAAAGAAGGTAGCAAACTATTACTAAAAAGCTACCTATTGGTTTGGGCGTTTTATTTTTCCTTTTTTATGGTATTGGGCATATTATCAAAATGGTTTCCTGAACTTATAAATAACGAATATAAACAAGAGCGTTTACTAGAAATGCTCAATAACCAACCGATACAGCTGTTAATTTCGGCAGTGATCATTGCGCCTATTTTTGAAGAAATTATGTTCCGTTCCCTTATAAAACCCAGTTATGAGGATTTGTTGCTTTTTATAAGCGGGTGGCTCAGTTTCCTTTTTATGGGCTTTTCTGAAGGATTAGCAGATTGGTATATCAGGCTCTTAATAATGTTCGGGGTTTTTATTGGCATTTATTACGTACTACAACTACTTATACCTAAAAACGCACTTTTGGGTATTCAGAAGTTTTTAGGGAAATACGTGTTAGTAGTTTTAATCATTACTTCCTTAATTTTCGGGATGGCACACATTTATAACTATGTAGAATCTTTTTTACTGAATGCGGCCTTGTTTGCTATGATTATTCCGCGGATTGTTCTTGGTGGCATTGCTGGTTGGTTAAAACTAAAAACTGGCGTACTCATTTGGCCTATTTTACTTCACTTTCTTAATAACGCCTTTGTAATTGGGGTTATGCTGGTAGTTACATACACACTTTCTAATTAA
- a CDS encoding T9SS type A sorting domain-containing protein translates to MKTKLLFLSTLFFSFSIHAQIDFDAHITVNDDGGTNGASSVFAADLDGDEDMDMISSSSNDGKIAWYENINGNFGSQQIISNTRPGTVQVITIDIDGDGDQDIINSAREDGIVWYENTDGQANFASPQLVNTASTYAQEILARDMDGDGDFDVVGNGGENSSLAWYENMDGEGTFGTEHTVILTEARISSIAVEDMDGDGDMDILTTNYESFEGDISWYKNIDGQGSFGPQEIITTDVSQPSGASIADIDGDGDMDFFATSSFLDQKIIWFENVNGQGDFGTEHFISYDPIDPRGGQGTDIDNDGDIDYVYQAGFNQISFYKNDGSGNFGPMQQITDDVSSVRDIELSDLDNDGDLDVMSASSGDDKIAYYKNTNGQGSFGPQQIVVEINGVNAPYTVFSIDMDGDGDQDILSAAPGSDKIAWQKNLDGQGNFSEPITISQLDYPISINAADIDGDGDMDVVSESHNDHIVGWFENMDGLVTSFEAHLFPQLNDNPYITYPLDVDDDGDIDIISGGINYGIFYYENLNGQGNFGSPQVINNNFKSVESVKAVDLDGDGDMDLVAADWINDVLFWHENNGGGNYGPEQIISTELLSSYSLVSKDIDNDGDADIVASSFEGSSVVWFENIDGQGTFGPLRVIDDNVSGAYEIYAEDLDSDGDIDVLSAIYFDNTVYWYENDGTGNFGEPQIISSNVNGATCIFADDFNGDGKMDVLASSQRNDEIIWFENLGPLAIEENLANSFSIYPNPTTGLLNVKSNSPISEIIIYNSIGQLLITFKEKNQVDISGLSEGIYFVKIINESGRTETKKVVKKIN, encoded by the coding sequence ATGAAAACAAAATTACTTTTTCTATCAACCCTCTTTTTTTCTTTTTCAATTCATGCGCAAATAGATTTTGATGCTCACATTACTGTCAACGACGACGGTGGTACAAATGGCGCAAGTTCTGTCTTTGCGGCAGACCTTGACGGCGATGAAGATATGGATATGATTTCATCCTCTAGTAATGATGGTAAGATAGCTTGGTATGAAAATATTAACGGAAATTTTGGGTCCCAGCAAATTATAAGCAACACGAGACCTGGAACAGTTCAGGTTATCACAATAGATATTGATGGTGATGGAGATCAAGATATAATAAACTCTGCAAGAGAAGACGGCATTGTTTGGTATGAAAACACAGATGGTCAGGCTAATTTCGCTTCTCCGCAACTTGTGAACACCGCAAGTACCTACGCTCAAGAAATATTGGCCAGAGATATGGACGGCGATGGCGATTTTGATGTAGTAGGAAACGGTGGGGAAAACAGTTCCCTTGCTTGGTATGAAAATATGGATGGGGAAGGAACTTTTGGAACAGAACATACTGTTATTCTTACAGAAGCTCGCATATCTTCAATTGCTGTAGAAGATATGGATGGCGATGGTGATATGGATATATTAACGACGAACTATGAAAGTTTCGAAGGAGATATTTCTTGGTATAAAAATATAGATGGCCAGGGAAGTTTTGGCCCACAAGAGATTATTACTACAGATGTTTCTCAGCCAAGCGGTGCATCAATTGCAGATATTGATGGTGATGGCGATATGGATTTTTTCGCAACTTCATCATTTTTAGATCAAAAAATTATTTGGTTTGAAAATGTAAACGGACAAGGTGATTTTGGTACAGAGCACTTTATAAGCTACGACCCAATAGACCCTCGTGGAGGCCAAGGTACTGATATTGATAATGATGGGGATATCGATTATGTTTACCAAGCGGGTTTTAACCAGATAAGCTTTTATAAAAATGACGGCTCTGGCAATTTTGGCCCAATGCAACAAATAACAGATGATGTTAGCAGTGTAAGAGATATTGAACTTAGTGATTTGGACAACGACGGGGATTTGGACGTAATGTCTGCATCTAGCGGAGATGATAAAATAGCATATTATAAAAACACCAATGGCCAAGGAAGCTTCGGACCTCAACAAATTGTAGTGGAAATAAATGGTGTTAATGCTCCTTATACTGTTTTCTCAATAGACATGGACGGGGATGGAGATCAAGATATTCTATCAGCAGCCCCAGGTAGCGATAAAATTGCTTGGCAAAAAAATCTTGATGGTCAAGGAAATTTTTCCGAGCCTATAACAATCTCACAATTGGATTACCCTATTTCTATAAATGCAGCAGACATAGACGGCGATGGCGATATGGATGTAGTTTCCGAATCTCATAATGATCACATTGTAGGATGGTTTGAAAATATGGATGGTTTAGTAACTTCATTTGAAGCACACCTATTCCCGCAACTTAATGATAATCCATACATAACTTATCCTCTAGATGTTGACGACGACGGAGATATTGATATTATTTCAGGAGGTATTAATTATGGTATTTTTTATTATGAAAATTTGAATGGTCAAGGAAATTTTGGCTCCCCCCAAGTTATTAACAATAATTTTAAGTCAGTAGAATCTGTAAAAGCAGTAGATCTTGATGGTGATGGCGATATGGATTTAGTTGCGGCTGATTGGATTAATGATGTCCTTTTTTGGCACGAAAATAATGGAGGAGGAAATTATGGTCCAGAGCAAATAATTTCAACTGAATTACTTTCCTCCTATTCATTAGTCTCGAAAGATATTGATAATGATGGAGACGCAGACATTGTAGCGTCATCGTTTGAAGGTAGTTCAGTTGTATGGTTTGAAAATATTGATGGACAAGGCACATTTGGACCACTGCGGGTTATTGATGACAATGTATCAGGTGCCTACGAAATTTATGCAGAAGATCTGGATAGTGATGGGGATATAGATGTACTTTCAGCTATTTATTTTGATAATACAGTATATTGGTATGAAAACGATGGAACTGGGAATTTTGGCGAACCTCAAATTATTTCTTCCAATGTAAATGGAGCTACTTGTATTTTTGCTGATGACTTTAATGGGGACGGAAAAATGGACGTTTTAGCATCTTCTCAAAGAAATGATGAAATAATCTGGTTTGAAAACCTTGGGCCACTTGCGATTGAAGAAAACCTAGCAAACTCCTTCAGTATCTACCCAAATCCAACAACCGGATTGTTAAATGTAAAATCTAACTCGCCTATTTCTGAAATAATTATCTACAACAGTATTGGTCAACTACTTATTACTTTTAAAGAAAAAAATCAAGTGGATATATCAGGTTTAAGTGAAGGAATTTATTTTGTGAAAATTATAAATGAAAGTGGCAGGACAGAAACTAAAAAGGTTGTAAAAAAAATAAATTGA
- the dnaK gene encoding molecular chaperone DnaK gives MSKIIGIDLGTTNSCVAVMEGSEPTVIPNAEGKRTTPSVIAFVEGGEIKVGDPAKRQAVTNPKKTISSIKRFMGNKFSESKKEIDNAAYDVEKGDNNTPRVKIDDRMYTPQELSAMILQKMKKTAEDYLGQDVDRAVITVPAYFNDSQRQATKEAGEIAGLKVERIINEPTAAALAYGLDKKDSDQKIVVFDFGGGTHDVSILELGDGVFEVLSTDGDTHLGGDDVDSKIINWLADEFLKEEDLDLRKDAMALQRLKEAAEKAKIELSSSTQTEINLPYVTATSSGPKHLVKTLTRSKFEQLIDDLVKRTITPCEKAMKAAGLSKSDIDEIILVGGSTRIPAVQEAVKNFFGKAASKGVNPDEVVAVGAAIQGGVLTGDVKDVLLLDVTPLSLGIETMGSVNTKLIEANTTIPTKKSQTFSTAADNQPSVEIHVLQGERPMAADNKTIGRFHLDGIPPAPRGTPQIEVTFDIDANGIIKVSAEDKATGKKQDIRIEASSGLTEEEIAKMKQEAEANADADEKAKEKVDKINEADAMIFQTEKQLKEFGEKLSDDKKKPIEDALEELKKAHATQEVETIQPALDKINEAWKTASEEMYKAQADQQGGAAPGGDAGSQQGATGGSSEEEGSDVEDVDFEEVK, from the coding sequence ATGAGTAAAATAATTGGAATCGACTTAGGTACAACCAACTCCTGCGTTGCTGTAATGGAAGGTAGCGAGCCAACGGTAATACCGAATGCCGAAGGAAAACGAACTACTCCCTCAGTAATCGCCTTTGTGGAAGGTGGCGAAATTAAGGTTGGTGACCCTGCAAAGCGTCAGGCTGTTACAAACCCTAAGAAGACTATATCTTCCATTAAGAGATTTATGGGGAACAAGTTTTCCGAATCAAAAAAAGAAATTGATAACGCTGCATACGATGTAGAAAAAGGCGATAATAACACACCACGTGTTAAAATCGATGATCGTATGTATACGCCTCAGGAATTGAGTGCGATGATTCTTCAGAAAATGAAGAAAACTGCTGAAGATTACCTTGGGCAAGATGTAGATCGTGCTGTAATTACAGTCCCGGCTTACTTTAACGATAGTCAGCGTCAAGCAACAAAAGAAGCTGGTGAAATCGCTGGCCTTAAAGTAGAACGTATTATTAATGAGCCTACAGCGGCTGCATTGGCATACGGACTTGATAAAAAAGATAGCGACCAGAAAATAGTAGTATTTGACTTTGGTGGTGGTACACACGATGTTAGTATCCTTGAATTAGGAGACGGCGTTTTTGAAGTACTTTCTACCGATGGTGATACGCACTTAGGTGGTGACGATGTTGATAGCAAAATCATTAACTGGTTAGCAGATGAGTTTCTAAAAGAAGAAGATTTAGATCTTCGTAAAGACGCTATGGCGTTACAACGTTTGAAAGAAGCTGCTGAAAAAGCTAAGATTGAATTATCATCTTCTACACAAACTGAAATTAACTTGCCATACGTTACTGCAACAAGCAGTGGACCAAAACACTTGGTAAAAACGTTAACGCGTTCTAAGTTTGAGCAGTTAATTGACGATTTAGTAAAAAGAACCATCACTCCTTGTGAGAAAGCTATGAAAGCAGCTGGTCTTTCTAAGAGTGATATTGACGAAATAATTTTAGTAGGTGGATCGACACGTATTCCTGCTGTACAAGAAGCTGTGAAGAATTTCTTCGGAAAAGCGGCCAGTAAAGGAGTAAACCCTGATGAGGTTGTTGCAGTTGGAGCAGCTATTCAAGGTGGTGTATTGACCGGTGATGTAAAAGATGTACTGTTACTAGATGTAACACCATTATCATTGGGTATTGAAACAATGGGTAGCGTGAATACAAAACTTATTGAAGCCAATACAACAATACCGACTAAGAAGAGTCAGACGTTCTCAACAGCGGCAGATAATCAGCCAAGTGTAGAGATTCACGTATTGCAAGGTGAGCGCCCAATGGCAGCAGATAACAAGACAATAGGACGTTTCCACTTAGATGGAATTCCACCTGCGCCAAGAGGAACACCTCAAATTGAAGTGACTTTCGATATTGATGCCAACGGTATCATTAAAGTAAGCGCTGAAGATAAAGCAACTGGTAAGAAGCAAGATATTAGAATTGAAGCTTCTTCAGGCTTAACAGAAGAGGAAATCGCGAAAATGAAACAAGAAGCGGAAGCTAATGCTGATGCCGATGAAAAAGCGAAAGAAAAAGTTGATAAAATCAATGAAGCTGACGCGATGATTTTCCAAACTGAAAAGCAACTGAAAGAATTTGGCGAAAAATTATCTGATGATAAGAAAAAGCCAATTGAAGATGCTTTAGAGGAATTGAAGAAAGCGCATGCAACACAAGAAGTTGAAACCATCCAGCCAGCGTTGGATAAAATCAACGAAGCGTGGAAAACTGCAAGTGAAGAGATGTACAAAGCGCAAGCTGATCAACAAGGTGGAGCTGCCCCAGGCGGTGATGCTGGATCTCAGCAAGGAGCTACAGGCGGATCTTCAGAAGAAGAAGGCAGTGATGTAGAAGACGTAGACTTCGAAGAAGTGAAGTAA
- a CDS encoding ABC transporter ATP-binding protein codes for MSISCTQVSKQYGSVLALKQVNVSCKAGEICGIVGANGAGKTTLFKILMGLVTPDSGSVAIQSTGNKKAGGIIEKPALYEYLTAYENLKVFAKMQGANTDKDILHQFLKRVGLPIDRKDPVRNYSMGMKQRLGIAIALLNNPSCLILDEPFSGLDPMGIESLRNLILKLSEENLAILISSHIVDVLSKLCSKLYVINNGSIVNSGETAVLISENTNAYTICGSGIAASKTLQKYETTQRGNCMTISISSETIPEVLQQLAEEQISITSCTPEVDLQQLFHPRPQ; via the coding sequence ATGAGTATTTCGTGTACACAAGTAAGCAAACAATACGGTTCGGTACTGGCATTAAAACAAGTAAATGTCTCTTGTAAAGCCGGTGAAATTTGTGGGATAGTAGGGGCAAACGGAGCCGGGAAAACGACTTTGTTTAAAATATTAATGGGGTTGGTAACACCTGATAGTGGTTCTGTGGCTATACAATCCACTGGCAATAAAAAAGCTGGAGGTATTATAGAAAAACCTGCACTGTACGAATACCTCACAGCTTACGAAAACCTTAAAGTATTTGCCAAAATGCAAGGGGCAAATACCGATAAAGATATACTACATCAATTTTTAAAACGGGTAGGATTACCAATAGACAGAAAAGATCCGGTGCGCAATTATTCTATGGGGATGAAACAACGACTAGGAATCGCCATTGCGTTGCTTAACAATCCTTCTTGTTTAATTTTAGACGAACCGTTTTCAGGTCTCGACCCTATGGGGATTGAATCGCTACGAAATCTTATTCTGAAATTATCAGAAGAAAATCTGGCAATTTTAATTTCCTCTCACATTGTCGATGTATTGAGTAAATTATGTTCAAAATTATATGTTATTAATAACGGAAGCATCGTTAATTCAGGTGAAACGGCTGTTTTAATTTCTGAAAATACAAATGCATATACTATTTGCGGATCTGGAATTGCAGCTTCAAAAACGCTACAAAAGTATGAAACAACACAACGGGGCAATTGTATGACCATTTCAATTTCTTCTGAAACTATTCCGGAGGTATTACAGCAATTGGCCGAAGAACAAATCAGCATTACGTCTTGCACACCTGAAGTAGATTTACAACAACTTTTTCATCCGAGACCACAATGA
- a CDS encoding ABC transporter permease: MRALLATEFYKLIKQSRTYYALAAIFVIEGVVLFSAYYQGAGIIDIVLSNLKDTFYFEGNLLNGNLVTYFILNSLWFHVPLILIIIMSGLLTTEYKDKTLQTVMMQPVKKWQYILSKYIVAIVFTTCVVFVLALTSFLLSYALFGKGDLIVYVNGLTFFEHHDAFFRLANAFVIGVVSMVFFSVVSVTLAVIFKEAMKTWIIAAFFLILSNILLKVDFGSELLNQLLYVKLNDTWQYFFTFEIPWNTIYMNVTLLMAYTLLTMGVGVYIFQKKDIG, translated from the coding sequence ATGAGAGCCTTGTTAGCGACCGAATTTTACAAACTCATAAAACAAAGCCGAACCTACTATGCGCTCGCTGCCATTTTTGTGATAGAAGGCGTGGTGCTTTTCAGCGCGTATTATCAAGGTGCTGGAATTATTGATATTGTGTTGAGCAATCTAAAAGACACCTTCTACTTTGAAGGAAATCTGCTGAATGGAAATTTAGTCACCTACTTTATATTAAACTCGCTGTGGTTTCATGTTCCGTTAATCTTAATCATTATTATGTCAGGCTTGCTCACCACAGAATATAAAGACAAAACCTTACAGACCGTTATGATGCAGCCGGTAAAAAAGTGGCAGTATATACTCAGTAAATACATTGTAGCCATTGTATTTACCACCTGTGTGGTGTTTGTACTGGCGCTGACCTCCTTTTTACTATCATATGCTTTGTTCGGAAAAGGTGATTTAATCGTGTACGTAAATGGGCTTACTTTTTTTGAACATCATGACGCTTTTTTCAGATTAGCGAATGCTTTTGTAATAGGAGTGGTGTCGATGGTATTTTTTTCCGTAGTAAGTGTAACCTTGGCTGTTATTTTTAAAGAAGCGATGAAAACCTGGATTATTGCCGCTTTCTTTTTAATACTTTCAAATATTCTACTGAAAGTTGATTTTGGAAGCGAATTGCTAAACCAATTGCTATACGTAAAACTGAACGATACGTGGCAGTACTTTTTTACGTTTGAAATTCCGTGGAACACAATTTACATGAATGTCACTTTATTAATGGCATACACCTTGCTTACAATGGGCGTTGGAGTGTATATATTTCAGAAAAAAGATATAGGATGA
- a CDS encoding leucine-rich repeat domain-containing protein: MKKPLLSLLFLAFCTTLFAQVSTQEKQALIDFYNATNGEQWNSTWELNQPVSEWQGVTLENDKVIGITLLFNNLEGTIPSSIENLTSLETLELSFNKISGELPTTMGNLSNLKVLAFNGNHLTGTIPSTIGNLTQLKQLHLSSNNITGNIPVTIKNLKALEIFNVFDNQLTGVLPTDLAQNNNLKELMVAENKFTNPEMFSMVLLSNSGALLDLTKEPTITSPANSIIAIETSDDE, encoded by the coding sequence ATGAAAAAACCACTACTAAGTCTTTTATTTTTAGCTTTTTGCACTACCCTATTTGCTCAAGTAAGCACACAAGAAAAGCAAGCCCTTATCGATTTTTATAATGCGACTAATGGTGAACAATGGAATAGCACTTGGGAACTAAATCAACCCGTATCTGAATGGCAAGGAGTAACATTAGAAAACGATAAAGTAATTGGTATTACATTGCTTTTTAATAATCTTGAAGGGACTATCCCTTCTTCTATTGAAAACCTTACAAGCCTCGAAACCCTAGAATTATCTTTTAATAAAATATCTGGTGAGTTGCCAACAACAATGGGTAACCTTTCAAACTTGAAGGTATTAGCTTTTAATGGAAATCATTTAACCGGAACTATCCCGAGTACTATTGGTAACCTTACTCAGTTAAAACAATTACACCTTAGCAGTAATAATATTACTGGAAATATTCCGGTAACTATCAAAAACCTTAAAGCTTTAGAAATTTTTAATGTTTTTGACAATCAACTGACTGGTGTTTTACCAACCGATTTGGCACAAAACAATAATTTAAAAGAACTAATGGTAGCCGAAAACAAGTTCACTAACCCTGAAATGTTTTCAATGGTATTACTTTCAAATTCAGGAGCATTATTAGATCTTACTAAAGAGCCTACAATAACTTCTCCAGCAAATAGTATTATTGCTATTGAGACAAGTGACGATGAATAA
- a CDS encoding alpha/beta hydrolase, whose product MANERTVSYTSTNTYTTVNSLTSKTKNVWIAFHGLGYLSRYFAKYFKHLNPEENYIIIPQAPSKYYQGNDFKHVGASWLTKENTVAETKNVLAYIDAVWEAEKPEVMPNFIVMGYSQGVSIATRWLSSRKIQCDHLLLHSGGIPVELKPEDFSFLKPETKVTYLYGSKDPYITEARKTEEQLKGNSLFGNRLQISVFEGVHEVNTSFLQQVATK is encoded by the coding sequence ATGGCCAACGAAAGAACGGTTTCTTATACTTCAACAAATACGTACACCACTGTAAATTCACTTACTTCAAAAACCAAAAATGTTTGGATAGCCTTTCATGGCCTGGGCTATTTAAGCCGTTACTTCGCAAAGTATTTTAAACATTTAAACCCGGAAGAAAACTATATAATTATACCACAAGCTCCTTCAAAATACTACCAAGGGAACGATTTTAAGCATGTGGGCGCTTCCTGGCTTACCAAAGAAAATACAGTGGCCGAAACCAAAAATGTATTGGCGTATATTGATGCAGTTTGGGAAGCAGAGAAACCAGAAGTTATGCCAAACTTTATAGTTATGGGGTATTCACAGGGTGTATCTATCGCTACAAGATGGCTTTCTAGCCGAAAAATTCAGTGCGACCATTTATTACTTCATTCTGGTGGAATTCCGGTAGAATTAAAGCCAGAAGATTTTTCATTTTTGAAACCTGAAACAAAGGTAACATACCTGTACGGAAGTAAAGATCCATACATTACCGAAGCACGTAAAACCGAGGAACAGTTAAAAGGAAATTCGTTATTCGGAAATAGACTACAAATATCTGTTTTTGAAGGAGTTCACGAAGTGAATACCTCTTTCCTGCAGCAAGTAGCAACCAAATAA
- a CDS encoding hotdog fold thioesterase translates to MKYTKEEVLAGCKKMCQNTLMETLEIEFIDVTEDTLIAKMPVTPKVHQPDGVLHGGASVALAESVGSAAAFIFMDAEKVSIRGIEIAANHVKSVREGFVYAHAKVLHQGRTTQLWQIKIVNENDQLVSLVKLTTLTLEN, encoded by the coding sequence ATGAAGTATACCAAAGAAGAAGTGTTAGCAGGTTGTAAAAAAATGTGTCAAAATACATTAATGGAGACATTAGAAATTGAGTTTATCGATGTTACCGAAGACACCCTTATTGCTAAAATGCCCGTAACCCCAAAAGTACACCAACCAGATGGTGTATTACATGGAGGAGCATCTGTCGCTTTAGCCGAAAGTGTAGGTAGCGCTGCTGCTTTTATATTTATGGATGCTGAAAAGGTAAGTATTCGAGGAATTGAAATTGCAGCAAATCATGTGAAAAGTGTGAGGGAAGGATTTGTATATGCACATGCAAAAGTCTTACACCAAGGGCGTACCACTCAGCTTTGGCAAATTAAAATCGTTAATGAGAACGATCAATTGGTTTCTTTGGTTAAATTAACTACCTTAACGCTTGAAAACTAA